One part of the Marinobacterium rhizophilum genome encodes these proteins:
- the rarD gene encoding EamA family transporter RarD, with the protein MDESTKKGVIFALTAYILWGIAPVYFKQMQTIAAPEILAHRIVWSFVLTLGLIALFNKRELLMAALRSGRARWALMASTTLIAINWGVFIWAVNNNYMLDVSLGYYVNPLINILLGMLFFRERLDRVRTIAAILCLAAVVFEVVQFGRLPWIALVVGCSFAFYGLVRKKLGVDSFTGMALETGLLLPVAMGYLLLTSSPTSNLLENSGWTNLLLFAAGPVTMVPLMCFAAAANRISLTALGFFQYIGPSGMFLLAVFVYDEPLGPEKLVTFGLIWLALIILTLDSLRKMHRRRALQPS; encoded by the coding sequence ATGGACGAGTCAACCAAAAAAGGCGTGATATTCGCACTGACGGCCTACATCCTCTGGGGTATAGCGCCGGTGTACTTCAAGCAGATGCAGACAATTGCCGCGCCGGAAATTCTGGCACACCGGATTGTCTGGTCCTTTGTGCTTACGCTGGGGCTGATTGCGCTGTTCAACAAGCGCGAACTGCTGATGGCCGCCCTGAGATCCGGTCGCGCGCGCTGGGCGCTTATGGCCTCCACCACGCTGATCGCCATTAACTGGGGCGTGTTTATCTGGGCGGTGAACAACAATTACATGCTGGACGTGAGCCTGGGGTATTACGTCAACCCGCTGATCAATATCCTGCTGGGTATGCTGTTCTTTCGCGAGCGGCTCGACCGGGTGCGTACCATCGCGGCGATCCTGTGCCTGGCGGCGGTGGTGTTTGAAGTGGTGCAGTTTGGTCGCCTGCCCTGGATTGCACTGGTGGTGGGTTGCAGCTTTGCCTTCTATGGCCTGGTGCGCAAGAAACTCGGCGTCGACAGCTTCACCGGCATGGCGCTGGAAACCGGCCTGCTGCTGCCGGTGGCCATGGGCTATCTGCTGTTGACCAGTAGCCCCACCAGCAACCTGTTAGAAAATTCCGGCTGGACCAACCTGCTGCTGTTCGCCGCAGGCCCCGTCACCATGGTGCCGCTGATGTGCTTTGCCGCGGCGGCCAACCGCATCAGCCTTACAGCACTGGGTTTCTTCCAGTACATCGGCCCCAGCGGCATGTTCCTGCTGGCGGTGTTTGTCTACGACGAACCCCTGGGTCCGGAAAAGCTGGTGACCTTCGGCCTGATCTGGCTGGCGCTGATCATCCTGACGCTGGACTCGCTGCGCAAGATGCACCGCAGGCGCGCCCTGCAGCCATCCTGA
- a CDS encoding lyase family protein, which yields MTRYDVRIEHDLIGELEVPAGALFGVQTQRAIKLYPLNGEKPLSAYPELLRGLLRVKRVAAHTNMLTGELDRELGQAIIDAVDQLLEQSPPEYFPVHAFHGGGGISSNMNVNEVIANLANRDAFGKPLGTYSPIHPNDHVNLNNSTSDALSTACHLAVISTWSSLEAALGELIETLDAQALRLQQVLKISRTCLQDAVEISFADMLGGYSSLVKRNRRRLTTDVDALHAVNLGGNIIGRRGDCADAFFERCIAEMNRQMASERFEHTDNLFDSSQNHDKLVRVSAGIDQLSRALLKIAKDFRLMASGPQTGFGEISLPAVQPGSSAMPGKVNPTIAEYLVQCCMQVCGHCYSVQMTQDHGELDYTPWQSIVINNLLDGMTCLESGIRAFSRHCLEGIEPNLERNAANVNSLIPTVMRLKKARGYSYASRIYKETGGELELIRQHLDE from the coding sequence ATGACGCGTTACGACGTTCGTATCGAGCATGACCTTATCGGTGAGCTGGAGGTGCCCGCTGGCGCACTGTTTGGCGTGCAAACCCAGCGGGCCATCAAGCTGTATCCACTCAACGGCGAGAAGCCGCTGTCGGCCTATCCCGAGTTGCTGCGCGGATTGCTGCGGGTGAAAAGGGTGGCCGCGCACACCAACATGCTGACCGGTGAACTGGACAGGGAACTGGGCCAGGCGATCATTGACGCTGTCGACCAGTTGCTTGAACAGAGCCCGCCTGAGTACTTTCCGGTGCATGCCTTTCACGGCGGCGGCGGCATATCCAGTAACATGAATGTCAATGAGGTCATCGCCAACCTGGCCAATCGCGATGCCTTCGGCAAGCCCCTGGGAACTTACTCGCCCATTCATCCCAATGATCATGTGAACCTGAACAATTCCACCAGTGATGCCTTGAGCACGGCTTGTCACCTGGCTGTGATCAGCACATGGTCGTCGCTGGAAGCGGCGCTGGGTGAGCTGATCGAGACCCTGGATGCACAGGCATTGCGGTTGCAGCAGGTGCTGAAAATATCCCGGACCTGCCTGCAGGACGCCGTTGAAATCAGCTTTGCCGACATGCTCGGGGGTTATTCCTCCCTGGTGAAGCGCAACCGCCGGCGCCTGACAACGGATGTGGATGCGCTCCATGCCGTGAATCTGGGTGGCAACATTATTGGCCGGCGCGGTGACTGTGCGGATGCTTTTTTTGAGCGCTGCATCGCGGAAATGAATCGGCAGATGGCCAGTGAGCGCTTTGAACACACAGATAACCTGTTTGACAGCTCGCAGAATCACGACAAGCTGGTGCGCGTTTCGGCAGGGATTGATCAGCTATCCCGCGCTTTGCTAAAGATTGCCAAGGACTTCAGGCTCATGGCTTCCGGGCCACAGACCGGCTTTGGGGAAATATCGTTGCCCGCCGTGCAGCCGGGTTCCTCGGCCATGCCTGGCAAGGTGAATCCGACCATCGCCGAGTACCTGGTGCAGTGCTGCATGCAGGTCTGCGGCCATTGTTATTCGGTGCAGATGACCCAGGATCATGGCGAGCTGGACTACACGCCCTGGCAGTCCATCGTGATCAACAACCTGCTGGACGGCATGACCTGCCTTGAAAGCGGTATCAGGGCCTTTAGCCGCCATTGCCTGGAGGGCATTGAACCCAATCTCGAGCGCAATGCCGCCAACGTCAATAGCCTGATTCCCACCGTCATGCGGCTCAAGAAAGCGCGGGGGTATTCCTATGCGTCCCGCATTTATAAGGAAACCGGCGGTGAGCTGGAGCTGATTCGCCAGCACCTGGATGAATAG
- a CDS encoding aldehyde dehydrogenase family protein, whose amino-acid sequence MDTTKSIPLSWANDWLQQAKHQYIDGQWVAGASQDSWVVSNPANRQTLCSFAMADAEQIEYTAQVAHERHLDGTWSKVSRTQRATMLRQIASLIRENTEKLAVLETLANGKLFTESMADDIPTCADIFDYYAGWTDKFYGETSPVDDGFLNYTLKEPVGVCGLIAPWNFPLYQASLKIAPALAMGNTVIIKPSEYTPLTVIYLMELIDRHLDFPRGVINMLLTDGKMANQLTLSDNVHKISFTGSTGVGRKIVQNSGGSNLKATTLELGGKSPCIFFEDTPDLEGAIDRAFTVMFSHKGEKCSEPTRFLIHDSLYDQVLAALVEKANAVKCGNPFDADVTQGPQCNEAQFNKIMEYIEIGKTEAELVAGGYADTEGDNANGYFIRPTIFSNVDQNARIAQEEIFGPVLCCTRFHTTEEAVAMANGTAFGLAAGIYTANVGRAHRVAEQIDAGMLFINRYGCYGLSSPFGGFKQSGWGKEMAIHSLSSYTKTKCVWVYFGDV is encoded by the coding sequence ATGGACACTACAAAAAGCATCCCCCTGTCCTGGGCCAATGACTGGCTGCAACAGGCTAAACATCAGTATATCGACGGACAATGGGTGGCCGGTGCGAGCCAGGACAGCTGGGTCGTCAGCAATCCTGCGAACCGCCAGACGCTGTGCAGCTTTGCCATGGCCGATGCCGAACAGATTGAGTACACAGCGCAAGTCGCCCATGAGCGCCACCTGGACGGTACCTGGTCCAAGGTCAGTCGCACGCAGCGCGCCACTATGCTGCGCCAGATTGCCAGCCTGATTCGTGAAAATACCGAAAAGCTGGCGGTGCTGGAAACTCTGGCCAACGGCAAGCTGTTTACAGAATCCATGGCCGATGACATTCCGACCTGTGCCGATATATTCGACTATTACGCTGGCTGGACCGACAAGTTTTACGGTGAAACCTCACCGGTGGATGATGGCTTCCTGAACTACACCCTGAAGGAACCCGTTGGCGTATGCGGCCTGATCGCACCCTGGAACTTCCCGCTGTACCAGGCGAGCCTGAAAATAGCGCCGGCGCTGGCCATGGGCAATACCGTTATTATCAAACCCTCCGAATATACGCCGCTGACGGTGATTTACCTGATGGAGCTGATTGATCGTCACCTTGACTTCCCCAGGGGCGTGATCAACATGCTGCTGACCGACGGCAAGATGGCGAATCAGCTGACCCTGAGTGACAACGTGCACAAGATCTCCTTTACCGGCAGCACCGGTGTGGGGCGCAAGATCGTACAGAACTCCGGCGGCTCAAACCTGAAGGCGACAACGCTGGAACTGGGTGGCAAGTCCCCCTGCATTTTCTTCGAGGATACGCCTGATCTCGAAGGGGCCATCGACCGCGCCTTCACCGTGATGTTTTCCCACAAGGGTGAGAAGTGTTCCGAGCCGACCCGTTTCCTGATCCACGACAGCCTATACGACCAGGTGCTCGCGGCGCTGGTCGAAAAAGCCAATGCGGTGAAGTGCGGTAACCCGTTCGACGCGGACGTTACTCAGGGGCCGCAGTGCAACGAAGCCCAGTTCAACAAGATCATGGAGTACATCGAGATCGGCAAAACGGAAGCCGAACTGGTGGCCGGTGGTTATGCCGATACCGAGGGTGACAACGCCAACGGCTACTTTATTCGTCCGACCATCTTTTCCAATGTGGATCAAAACGCACGCATAGCCCAGGAAGAGATCTTTGGGCCCGTGCTGTGCTGTACAAGATTCCACACCACGGAAGAAGCGGTGGCCATGGCCAATGGTACGGCCTTTGGCCTGGCGGCGGGGATCTATACCGCCAATGTTGGCCGTGCCCATCGTGTGGCGGAACAGATTGACGCCGGCATGCTCTTTATCAACCGCTATGGCTGCTATGGCCTGAGCAGCCCCTTCGGCGGCTTCAAGCAGAGCGGTTGGGGCAAGGAAATGGCGATCCATTCGCTGTCGTCCTACACCAAGACCAAGTGTGTCTGGGTGTATTTCGGCGACGTCTGA